From Daucus carota subsp. sativus chromosome 6, DH1 v3.0, whole genome shotgun sequence, the proteins below share one genomic window:
- the LOC108227236 gene encoding protein IQ-DOMAIN 32 translates to MGRSTKSCFKIITCGSDSVDRDDLQVSESKSSARGWSFRKRSASHRVLSNTVISEVPSSVNKESPEAVSADYQNQPKAGLPEKSSEMQWTEEVPQLPAAINSKFLEAVVGAEVDTKLDIPPDESVVTVIQTAIRKFLAQRELTKQKNIVTLQAAVRGHLVRRQAVGSLRCVQAIIKMQILVRARHTRLSAEEKRHVKPGRDSSKVKEERKSGAKPGAEYTSIEKLLSNSFARRLLESSPSTKSMNIKCDPSRPDSAWEWMERWVSVSPTEQSPKVEPSTALKDQEILKHPENQVETACADKEDSELTDFTFVATSAAVPYLESDSEEAAVLSKSEQNLASQEFEQPQPESQDSTKSSESPQQPLDKPSDSSPEVELNNLPSKPELEEEQPKRSVEIVASEHTGTEGRKIVFGSRKASNAAFIAAQSKFEELTSTSNLVNSVNSCNEDNEVESGDITFSSSIDDSVKTKDTNLADDAIPTAPKVLLGGSECGTELSITSTLDSPEQSEFGAVDGHEVNISEEEMSNLKNTTICIENEARVDDPSIILNTDLSNPLMVQSEKQSDTDIVNEESSKLEDRSVEIASSMQKKMEHDTVNQMYKSSPEASPRSRVTILDSQTTPSSQVSTKSRKTRSEKNGSSQKRKSLSVGKRSPLPSNDSGVRSSLEKLPKDEKAGKHRNSFGSAKTDHVDEGRRDSSSSPSVPSYMQATESARAKAYANITPRSSPDVQDKESYIKKRHSLPSANGRQGSPRIQRSTSLAQQSTKESGNVPAQEKKWQR, encoded by the exons atgggaagATCCACTAAATCTTGCTTCAAGATCATCACTTGTGGAAGTGACTCTGTTGATAGAGATGATCTCCAAGTTTCTGAG AGCAAGTCTTCAGCTCGTGGATGGAGTTTCCGCAAGAGATCTGCCAGCCATCGAGTGCTGAGCAACACTGTGATTTCAGAAGTACCTTCTTCTGTCAATAAGGAGAGCCCAGAAGCAGTTAGTGCTGACTATCAGAATCAACCTAAAGCTGGTCTTCCAGAAAAATCATCTGAAATGCAATGGACTGAAGAAGTTCCCCAGCTGCCAGCTGCAATAAACTCAAAATTTCTCGAGGCTGTAGTGGGTGCAGAAGTGGACACCAAACTGGATATTCCACCTGATGAATCTGTTGTTACTGTTATCCAGACTGCCATCAGAAAATTCTTG GCTCAAAGAGAGCTAACAAAGCAAAAGAATATAGTTACTCTGCAAGCAGCTGTACGAGGACATCTAGTTCGAAGACAAGCCGTGGGATCACTGCGTTGTGTGCAAGCCATTATCAAAATGCAAATTCTTGTTCGTGCTCGCCATACTCGTCTTTCTGCTGAAGAGAAACGACATGTAAAGCCTGGGAGAGATAGCAGCAAAGTAAAG GAAGAGAGAAAATCGGGAGCCAAACCAGGTGCAGAATATACATCCATTGAGAAGCTACTTAGTAATAGCTTTGCTCGTAGG ctCTTGGAATCATCACCAAGTACTAAATCCATGAACATCAAGTGTGATCCTTCAAGACCTGACTCGGCTTGGGAATGGATGGAAAGATGGGTGTCAGTTTCACCAACCGAACAATCACCAAAAGTAGAACCAAGCACGGCACTAAAGGATCAGGAGATACTGAAGCATCCTGAAAATCAAGTGGAAACTGCATGTGCAGATAAAGAGGATTCCGAGCTAACAGACTTCACTTTCGTTGCTACATCGGCAGCTGTCCCTTACTTGGAGTCTGACTCCGAGGAAGCAGCAGTGCTATCTAAAAGTGAGCAAAACTTGGCAAGCCAAGAGTTTGAGCAGCCTCAGCCAGAGTCCCAGGACTCTACAAAGTCAAGTGAGAGTCCACAACAACCTCTTGATAAACCGTCAGATTCGAGTCCTGAAGTAGAGCTAAACAACCTTCCCAGCAAGCCGGAACTGGAGGAAGAGCAACCCAAGCGATCAGTAGAAATTGTTGCCTCGGAACACACTGGAACCGAGGGGAGGAAGATTGTGTTCGGATCGAGGAAGGCTAGTAATGCTGCATTTATTGCAGCCCAGTCAAAATTCGAAGAGCTAACTTCCACATCAAATTTAGTAAATTCGGTTAACAGTTGCAATGAAGACAATGAGGTTGAATCCGGCGATATTACATTTTCCTCCTCTATAGATGATTCAGTTAAAACAAAGGACACCAATCTTGCTGATGATGCTATTCCCACTGCCCCAAAGGTTCTACTTGGTGGGTCTGAATGTGGAACTGAACTTTCTATAACTTCTACTCTTGATTCACCTGAGCAGTCTGAGTTTGGAGCTGTGGACGGGCATGAAGTCAATATCTCCGAGGAAGAAATGAGCAATCTTAAGAACACTACTATTTGtatagaaaatgaagctagggtTGATGATCCATCCATCATCTTAAATACTGACCTATCCAACCCCCTCATGGTTCAATCGGAAAAACAGAGCGATACTGATATTGTCAATGAAGAATCCTCAAAGCTGGAGGACAGGTCAGTGGAAATTGCTTCCAGTATGCAGAAAAAAATGGAACATGACACAGTTAATCAAATGTACAAGTCTTCTCCAGAGGCATCACCAAGAAGCCGGGTAACTATTCTTGATTCCCAAACTACACCGTCGAGCCAGGTATCTACAAAATCTAGAAAGACCAGGAGTGAGAAAAATGGATCCAGCCAAAAACGAAAGTCTTTATCTGTTGGTAAACGATCCCCATTACCCAGTAACGATTCAGGTGTAAGAAGCAGTTTAGAAAAATTACCCAAAGATGAAAAAGCTGGGAAGCATCGGAACTCTTTTGGTTCAGCAAAAACAGATCATGTCGATGAGGGACGAAGGGATAGTAGCAGCAGCCCATCTGTCCCCAGTTACATGCAAGCAACGGAATCTGCAAGAGCTAAAGCTTATGCCAATATCACTCCAAGGTCAAGTCCTGATGTGCAAGACAAGGAATCTTACATTAAAAAGAGACACTCTCTGCCTAGCGCCAATGGAAGGCAAGGTTCCCCTCGTATACAGCGCTCGACATCTCTGGCACAGCAGAGCACAAAGGAAAGTGGAAACGTTCCTGCTCAAG AAAAAAAGTGGCAGCGATGA